Part of the Harpia harpyja isolate bHarHar1 chromosome 16, bHarHar1 primary haplotype, whole genome shotgun sequence genome, ACGGTCCTGGGTCTGCCTGGGCTTGGATCTGGTCCTTGCCAGGATTAGCCCCCTCCTGCTGAAGCGTGCCCAGATGGGGCTGAGCCCCATTTTTGGCTGCGTTTTGCCAGCGGTCCCCGGGCCGGTGGCAGTGATGCTCTGTGCCGCAGGAGGGACCCAGCCAGCCTTTCCCACCACCGCTCCCTGGGATTTGTTACCCTGCCAAGCCGAACATGCTTTGCTAATaaacaaaaattgatttttatttatcttaCAAAGCGAAGCCCCATTGCTCCCGCCGCACAGCTTTAATCCTTTCTGCTGTCGATGGCAATAATGAGAAAGACACCTGCGGATCCTGTTAGAGCCGCAGGCCTCCTTTTTAACTATTAAAAGATCAATACCCTTTGCAGTGCTGCTAATAGTTTTCTGGCCCACTTGATTGCAAGGGGACTTGGGTTGACTTGGCCTTAGTTGAAGGTGCCCGATGCAGTTCTGGCAAATTTGCTCAGTCTCCGACACAGAGGGCTCAGGGGTGGCAAATTCCTCTGCAGGTTTGCAGTGgtgcaagagggaaaaaagaaagaacttttgCTTAAGAAACTTATTGAGAGGCTGAAATTTTCCCCAAGGATGGGAATGAGCAATTGAGACACCCAATAAGGGgcctgaaacaacagaaaaactaaCTTCAGCTCTCAAACAATAAGCCCCCACCAGCATAGTCCTCATTTGATTCAAAGAAATCAACACATCATTTCAGTTCATTAACAATCCATCTCATTTTTAttgtccatttttttaaaagttggtggTTTTCTATTCATAGTTATAAAATAATCCTATTTTACAAAGATTTACAGCTCTGTGAGTGCCCAGCAATGAAGAAGGCTGGATCTGGCAAGTCTCTTAAATAATCAAACCAcaattttgttgtggtttttttttttttttaaaaaaaaggggggggggaacgacaaaAAGGCAATTGGCAATGAGCCAATTCAGCACCAAGCAGGACATAACAGAGTGAGAGGGTTTGTATAAAAGACAATTTATTTCTTTGGGAAGGggcacagggagcagagggggCAGGTAACGAACCCCAGTAACGAGGGCAGGACTCGGGGCGACCTCTCTTTATTCTTCACCGTCCCCCAAGCTGTGGGAGGGGGGGGTGATACCTACACCAAATTAAATTCCCAAGGCTGCATTTCACCTCCGGCGGCTGCTCCAAGCCCAGCGCCCTCCCGCAGCCGGGACGGGCAGAGGTCGCTCCCTACGGATTTGCAGTTTTCTGGTCTCTTTGCTACCAGCCCTGGCCCGGGTTTGCCGGCCAGGTCTGCCGCGGTGCCGGTGCCTTCTCAGTAGACGGGTCCCTTGACGGCTCCCGGCTCCGTCAAGCGTGCGGCGGCGTACGCCGATGCTCCCAGGCAGGCGGCCGGTTCGCAAAACCCCGGCAGGCCAGCGGGACCGGGCAAGCCCGGCCGGCCAGCCTCTCCCGGGGAGCCCGGCAAGCCCCGTTCTCCAGCCTTGCCATCGAGTGCGTGGCCGGGGATGCCGGGGAGACCTGTAACGGGAGCGTGCGTGCCGCGTTTGTGGGTGCTGAGCCCAGCCTTTGCCAGAGCAGGGGTTGGGGTATGGGAAACGCTGCTGGTGAGGATGGGGATGCGTtagcagagcagcacagcaagtGAGCGATACCGAGGGGCCAGGAGAGCGGCTGGCAGAGCTGCGGGCAGCGAGGCGGCTGCAGGTCGGAGATTTGCGGGATGAACCCGTGCAGGTTTGCAGGGATGAACCAGAAGGTCCCGAGCCAGCGCTGGGCTCGTCATCGCACCGGCAAGGGGCacgggggctgctgctgcccagtggGGACCCACCACTGCCTGCCCTGGTTGTGCTGGGGGGGGAAAGGGGCTTACCTGGGATCCCCGGGGGACCCGGCATGCCCGGGTGGCCGCGTCCAGCTTCTCCCCGCTCACCCTTCTCGCCTCGCTTCCCTGCAGGGAAAGAAACAGGGAGGGAAGGACTCGCTGGAGCCGCAGCGGGAAACACGGaccctgcagggaaggggaaggggctgccccTGCTCGGGGACCAAGGTGGGGGGACAAGTGTGGCAGGAGGAGGCATGGTCAGCCCCAAGGAGGATTTTGGCCCGGCACAGTGTGGGTACGGCCACCCACCACCTACCTTTAGGTCCTACGTTGCCAAtctgcccagcagcacccaggatGCCGGGGACGCCTCGAGGTCCCATGGGTCCATGAGGACCTTGCTCACCGGGTGGCCCTGGGGGACCGGGGGGTCCGGGGGGTCCCATGGCACCCACTCCACCCAGGGCAGCTCTCTTGGCACTGACCGCCACCTCCGCCAGCTGCTCTGTAGGGCAGAGAGAGGCCGGTGTGGGATGGGACGCGGTGgcagccggccggccggcggtGCCCTGCTCGGCCCCTCACCTTGCAGCATCTTCAGGACCACGTCAACGATGTGCTGGTCCCCAGCATCCCGGCCCTGCCAGCGGGGAGAAGAGGGACACGCCGTAAAGGGAGATCATTCCTTCTGTCCCCATCTGCACCCGCAGAGCTggtcccatcccgatcccccagTCCAGAGCACCTCCCTGCACCCCATGCTGCCTTCCCACCcttctttgttttccatttcgTCCCAGTACAAGTGCTCCAAGCTCGGTTCACGCCGTGCCTGGCCACACTGCAACCTTCTCACGGTGTTAActttctgcagcagcattttgcaaGCATAAAACAAGGCTTATATAGAAAAATTCTGTCCCCCGGGCAGGCTGCAAAGGCACACATTGGAGCTAAGCCTGCTACTGGTGCTATATACGGTGACACATAGAGAATTCCTCTTTTCTAGAAAGGTGGGATCCCAGCTCAGCCCTCCTGGAGAGCTCATGGGGAGCACCGGCAGCTCCCGAGCTGGACAGCAGCCATTTCCCAGATGAATTGGTTGGTAAGAAAACGTCGGAGGCAATTCACCTGTGGAGCTGAACAAGCTGGCGGCGGCAGCCCCCAGGTCACCACCTACGCGGTGCAGGAGGTGAGATGGggatgtggggtgctgggggtacTCACCGCTACGCCCCGCTGGCCGGGCATCCCTGGCACGCCGCGCTCCCCGACGAGTCCTCGTGGGCCAGGGGGGTCCCGGGTATCCTCGCGGGCCAGGTGAGCCTGCGTCCCCCGAGGGGCCGGGGAAGCCGAGCTCGCCCTGGATGCCTTGCTGCAGTGGGGATGGAGAGCGGCATCAGGAGCGGGGAGCTCAGCCCTGTCCTGAGCACAGGGGCTGCGCCCCGAGACCCCCGAGGACTTCCAGTACCAACTGCTGCGGCCAGGGTCTGAACCCCGAACGGGGTCTGAACACGATCACTGAAGCCCATCTCCAGTGAAAATACTTTCTCAGTCCACCACCGTGCAGCATGCACCAGCTCCGAGCGTCGCTGCCTTCGTCAGGAGGATCGCCTCTGGCTGAGGGTCCCGCAGAGCCACCCGGCATGAAGGTGCGGGGCGTCCCTCGGTCCCAAGCCCCCAGTCACTCACCTGTCCCTTCGGCCCCGGCTCTCCTGATTCACCCTGGGAACAGAGGACGCAAGAAATGAAATGGGGAGACAGCACGAATTTggagctgcagctggggggaggcacacgtacacaccccccccccccaggaatgCACTGCATGCACTGGGGTGCGATGCCGCAGTGCCTGGGGCCACGCTAGGCAGGGACCCACGTCCACCCCACGTCCCTCCACCCCAGGAACCGTCGGCAGGGACCCACCTTCTCTCCCTTCAGCCCTGCGAGGCCGTGAACACCGGGGTCTCCCTAGATGAAAGGCAACGAGAAACGTGAacccagcacccacctcctccGCAGCCACTTTAACCCTCCTTTCCACCCGCTGCGCTCGACCGGGATGCCAGGGATATTGATGGAGAAAGCACCTGGAGCCAGCGGGTGTCAGCCCCTCCCCAAAAGGTGGGTGTCAGCCCTGTTAAATGCAGGTGTCAGCAATTCCCCACTGAtcccccagcacaggcaggagggTGATGTACTCACAGTACCGCCTTTGGGGCCAGTTTTCCCTGGGGAGCCctggagaaaggagggggggggtcaGCCCAGCTCAGTGCAGCTTTCCTGAGCTGGACCCCAGAgcagcctgtccccagcagccaggagcagTCACCTTGTCTCCTTTGACTCCCGGCAAGCCTTGGGGTCCTGGGATCCCCGGTGGACCCTGCTCGCCCTTTGGCCCCTGAAAAACAAGGTAAACCAGGAAAAATAGAAGAATGAGTGAGAAGAGGTGGTGGGAAGACCTTCCTCCCCCATCAGAGCATCCTCTGAAGGCAATGAGATGCATGGgcagctccccatcccctccAGCGGCACAGGCTGCCCCACAGCATCCCAGCCTGCCCTGAATCTGGCCTctgggaggggggacagggcagAAAACGATGGAGAAGCCTCCCCTCCAGACACATGGAGAGTAGGGGGCTCTGCCAGGGATGGGCCCCCATTCCCTAGGAAGCCAGAGGGACAAAGGTCACTTTTTGGCCATTTTTCCACCGTGGGAAAGCCTCCAAGAGGGGCTGGGCAGCCTCCTCGCTCTCGCTGGGCTGGGAGGAAATTCCTTTCCCGGCTGGGGCTGCAAACCCAGCGTGGCCCTGGGACCACTAATCCCCGCGCTATTTGCCCCATCGGCTAATCCCTCACCCCGACAGCCAGGCACAGCGGGACGGGACGCGTGATCGACCCCGGCCGCGATCAAAGCGAGAGGTCCGTACCCCGctgcccctctccctcctccccagccgcACACCCGGGGCTGAGCATCCCCGAGCCGTGCCAAGGCGAAACCCGTTTCCCAGCCCGGCTGTGGGCACAACTCACCGTTTTCCCCTGCTCGCCGGGGGGACCCACGAGGCCACGCTCGCCCCGGTCACCCTGCGGAGACCCGGGAAGACAGCAGAGTCAGGGGCAGCTCCCAGCACGGCCGTAAACCCTACGGTGCCCCAAACTCACCTTCATCCCGGGGACACCCTGCGGTCCCTGCTCACCCCGAGGTCCAGGCTCACcctaagagggggaaaaaaaaaaaccaaaaccaaaaaaccagacCAGGTGCCTCTCTTGCATTCATATGCCATCATCTGCCTTTCGAGGGATGTGTGGCCCTGTCCTTGTCCCCTGCAGCCACGCGAAGGGCTGCCACTGCACCGGGTGGCCAAGGAGGTGCTGGATGCAGGGATGGAGAAGTGGCCCCAGAGGCTTCCCTGCGAGGAagctgctgcaggggcagagggaagaggagggctggTGGGGGGGCATAAAATGCCCAACTTTGATTTCTGTTTGAcagcaaacagggaaaaaagagcaagagagagagagcaacccccaggctgtgcccaggaggAACACGGTGATGTCTCAGTACTTACGATCTGCCCCGGGGCACCGGTGACACCGGGCTGGCCCCGAGCACCCACTTCACCCTGCAAACGGGAGACAGAGACGGTTCAGGGACAGCGAGGACAGGGGAGGAGATGGCTGCGGGCTCAGGGATGGAGCgtggaggctgctgcagcaccgTGTAAGGTGAGCGGGGCCGCAGGGTGGATGCTCAGAGGGGGTTACTCCATCCTCGGCTGCCCCAGACCCACCTTGTCTCCTGGGCCACCTTTGCTTCCCGGCTGGCCCGGCAAGCCCTGCGGAAACAAAGCCGGGATCAAACCCTGTGCATAGGGCTGGAGGCAGCATCCCTGCTCGGGGATGGGGATGCCATCCCACGGGTAACAGGGTACCTGCCCGGGCAGGGCACTCCCACGGTCCCATACTCACAGCTTGTCCCCGGTGTCCCGGCGTTCCTGGGCGGCCAGCCTGTCCCACGCTGCCCTGAGAGGGACAGAGAGGACATTACGCACGGCAGAGAAAGGTGCAGAAATGAGGTGTCCACGGGTGGGACGAGGGACTCCTGGCCAAAGGGGGATGCTGCCCTTGACCCCGTGAGGACAGCCACACTCCACAGGTCAGGAGATGCCACGTCAAGGACCGGGACCTTATGCCACTTGCCATCCCCATTACTTCCAGCAAGCACCGGTATGAGCAACAGCGTGTGTCCGTTCCCCATCGCCGGCACAAGCAACAcccggcagcccctgcccgcagcagCTCACCTTCACGCCTGGGATACCCGGCGTGCCGTCTTTGCCATCGATGCCCGGGAGACCCTGCAAAAGGGGGAAGAGTCGCTCTGACACCTCCGAGAGGTGAGGCAAAAGGCTCATGgtgggggcaaaaaaaaaggctgggaagggaaagaaaagctccAGCCTTGCGCTGAGCCAGGGTGCAAGGGTGCAGGATGGCCCcgagcaggacagagaggaacAGAGAGATCTTCTCCTTGCAAGGGGCTCAGCCCTAGATGTGGGCACGGGTGCCACCAGCTGTACTTACATTCTCCCCCTTGGGGCCGATGTCTCCTTGGGGGCCTCGGATGCCACGGCCACCCTAGAGCAGGAGAGAGCACGTGTTGTTTCAGCCGCCCTCTTGGTGCAGGGGAtggagctgggagagggaggagatgcccATCGAGGCACCCCGGGCAGAGCCCCTGTCTGTGCCAGGGAGTGGGGCCAAGCTGGGGAAAAGGGGGCATTGGCATCGCATGGGGCACGGGGTCCCCGATGGGGCAGGTTACCTACCAGATCTCCCTTCTCACCGGGGTCCCCGGGTGGTCCCTTGGGGCCTTCCCTGCCCTGGAGGGGAGAAAGATGGGGGCTGAGCAGTGAAGTGCGGGGTCACCcgcctgccctgcagcccccggggATGAGGGAGGGCACTCACCGGCTGCCCGGCCGCTCCGATGGTCCCGACCATCCCCTTGTAACCAGCAGGACCCTGCAAAGAGAGCATGGCGGGGAGTTAATTCCCCCCATCCCAACCTCAGCCCCCGGCCAGGTCCAACCCCACTAGCAAAAGGCAGCGTCCAGCTCCCCGAGATGGCCAAACAGCCACGTAAGCGATGCTCCTGGGAACCGGCCTCCGGCCTGGGAAGCATCGCCATGGAAGCTGGTCCACCTGACCCCGGAGCAGCTCCTGCATCCCACCGGCGCTTACCGTCTCGCCCTTGGGTCCTGCCATCCCGGGGTAACCCCTCAGGCCCTGCGGTCCCTGCGGGGAAGGAAACAACACCCGGCTTAGCTGGAAACAGCCCCCAGGAGCAGCCCAGGGGGAAGCTGCAATTAAAGCAAAAGCCGGTACTGGAAATCAGCCGGTTTTGCCAAATGCGAGGTATTTCAGTCCCGCTGCTCGCCCCTAATTCTGCAGCCCCCCCACCGGGTGCCTTTCCAGCTGTCAGTTCAATAACAGCAACAGGCCCAAACTGGTGCTGCTTGCCCTGCCAAAGCTCTTGGCTTCAAAGCCATTTTGCCCTTTCCCAGAGTGAAGGGCTCAGCCTGTTaattgcttttcatcttcaaagtgctCAGCAAGCTCAAACAGCTTAAATCCCCCCCCTTTAGTCCCTGCAGTGAGCTGGATTCTGCACCCCCCATTCAGGTGGGGTAAGGGGGACTCGGTGTACAGGAGCAATTTGTCCCCGGCCGGTGAGTTATCCACattttggtctcttctgtcaggtggctggagataggacaagaggaaatggcctcaagttgaggcaagggagatttaggttagatattaggaaaaatttttttactgagagggttgtcaaacattggaatgggctgcccagggaagtggttgagtcaccatccctggaggtattcaagaaGCGAGTGGAccgggtactccaggacatggtttagggggcatggttaatggttggactcgatgatcttgaaggtcgtttccaaccgaaatgattctatgattctatgattccattaACGTGTGCTAACGACCAAGGTGCCTGAGCCAGCGCTGACCACGGAGGTCTCCATCAGCGTGCGGCTTTGCCACCCTCCTGGCACCAGCTCCatggctgggaggagggagatggaTGGGACGACGGCTTCGCTCCGGTGCCAGCGGTGTGTCCCCGGGAGCAGGGACACACTGGTGTCACGTCCCCGGTGTCTGGGGCCAAGCGCAAACCAGCCGTCCTCAGCCCCTGGGGTACCCGGGGGGCAGAGCAGCAAAGAGAAATCAATATATTACCGGAGGGCCTGGGACACCTTGTTCTCCGGAGACGCCAACGTCACCCTTGGGTCcctggggagggatggagaggagcgAGGTGAGtgttggggtggagggggggtaCAAACTGCCCAGGGAACCTGAGACCCCCTCACCTGGGACCCGGCAGGGGATGGGGTCAGATCCCACTCCAGGGAGCCACCATGGGAAGACGACCCTGTCCGCCTTCCATTTCCCATTCCCCgatctccctcctccctctcccacctctttccttccttccccctttctctccccagaGCCCCCTGCCCTCCggtccagccccagctcccccagaGTCAGGCACGCCTGGATCCTCGTGGGAAGCTGCCGGAGAGGTCACtcacctgcctgccctgcctgccggGCTCCCCGAGGGCACCGGGACGGCCTCTGTGTCCCTAAGGGCGAAGAGGAAGACCGTGAgcatccctgggcagagcagcagggtCGAGGCAGCATCCTCACAGCTGCATCACCCAGAGAGACCCTGCCCGTGACACCCCACTCTGGGGTGCCCACTGGTGACATGGTGAGGTTCAGCATCCCACTGGTGACATGGTGGGGCTCAGCATCCCGCTGGTGACATGGCGGGGCTCAGCATCCCGCAGGCGCGAGGGCGTGCGGTGGGGATGCTCGCTGGATTTAACCCTCCAGGTTTTGTAGCGTAGGGAGCCGGGCAGCGGCACGGCTGGGGCTTCGGCATGGGGTCTTGCCCCCCCCAGGAAGGAGCTGGGGAGCCATGGGGGGCATCTCCCATAGCACCTTTGCCCCCAGGGCTCTCTGTGCATGCGTGTCCTCGTGCTCCCAGGGCAGCAGAGCAGTTCTCCAGCTCCTTGTGCCTCCAGACCAGGGAATGCTCCTCCGCTCAGGCGGAGCACGCTGGAGGTGACGGTCCCTGTTCACTCCCGGGCAGCTCCCTTACCTTCAGTCCCTGCAGTCCTTGGGGGCCCTTGGGACCTGGCGGGCAGCTGGTCGGGCACTGGTGGGGAAGAAGAAGCACGGGTTGAGTTGGGAAAGGACCCAAAGGCTGCCGAGAAGCCGTGCTGGGAAGGACGGGCTCCCGCGCCACGTGGCGAAGCCAGGCTGTGCGGTGACACGGGGGACCCACCGCTCACAGCATGGTTTTGGCTGGGGACCCTGCTCCTCCCCGCTCTGATGACCCCCAGTTACCAAATTACACTGGTGGGTGTATTTCAGGCCAGGGCAGCACCCGCTCTTCCAGCAGCCATGACCCTGCAAAGGTCTGCTGAAGGGACAAGGTAATGGCAGCTCTCACCAAGAAATCAGCGCTGCCTTCCAGTCCTTGGATGTGTCCTGGGGGGCCCTGGAGGGAAGGAGACCATCAGCATCCACGGTTTAATATCAGCACTGTTTTACAGGAGGGGTGAATGTTAcacctgggagggaggggagcaaggCACGGCCCGGGAGGTGTGTGCCAGTGCCCAAGTCCCGGCTCCAAACCCTGGGCTGAGCCTGGGTGGAAGCGTCTCCCTCCTGCAGAAAATACTGGTGATGGGGGAGATGATACTCACGGGTTTCCCTGGAGGGCCTGGGGGACCCCTTGGGCCGTCAGGTCCAGGGTCAccctaagaaagaaagaaaaaccccagGAAAGGAGATTGAGGGGTGGAGAGGTGGCAGGTACTGCTGGAGCCAGCGTGGAGAGGGG contains:
- the COL9A2 gene encoding LOW QUALITY PROTEIN: collagen alpha-2(IX) chain (The sequence of the model RefSeq protein was modified relative to this genomic sequence to represent the inferred CDS: deleted 1 base in 1 codon), whose protein sequence is MSPLLLWCPAVQSGLLPYLSAARRGHCRLVPAALAMAGCSPLLQLWLLLQAACLCLAQIRGPPGEPGPRGPPGPPGVPGVDGIDGDKGSAGAPGSPGAKGEPGAPGPDGPPGKPGIDGLTGAKGEPGPIGGPGLKGQPGLPGPPGLPGPSLPGPPGLPGQVGLPGEIGALGPKGDPGPDGPRGPPGPPGKPGPPGHIQGLEGSADFLCPTSCPPGPKGPQGLQGLKGHRGRPGALGEPGRQGRQGPKGDVGVSGEQGVPGPPGPQGLRGYPGMAGPKGETGPAGYKGMVGTIGAAGQPGREGPKGPPGDPGEKGDLGGRGIRGPQGDIGPKGENGLPGIDGKDGTPGIPGVKGSVGQAGRPGTPGHRGQAGLPGQPGSKGGPGDKGEVGARGQPGVTGAPGQIGEPGPRGEQGPQGVPGMKGDRGERGLVGPPGEQGKTGPKGEQGPPGIPGPQGLPGVKGDKGSPGKTGPKGGTGDPGVHGLAGLKGEKGESGEPGPKGQQGIQGELGFPGPSGDAGSPGPRGYPGPPGPRGLVGERGVPGMPGQRGVAGRDAGDQHIVDVVLKMLQEQLAEVAVSAKRAALGGVGAMGPPGPPGPPGPPGEQGPHGPMGPRGVPGILGAAGQIGNVGPKGKRGEKGERGEAGRGHPGMPGPPGIPGLPGIPGHALDGKAGERGLPGSPGEAGRPGLPGPAGLPGFCEPAACLGASAYAAARLTEPGAVKGPVY